The Bacillota bacterium genome includes a window with the following:
- a CDS encoding HEPN domain-containing protein — protein MNEDVGKLVYYRLDRANESIREAELLLDAGHANTCVNRLYYACFYAVSALLLAKGHSSPKHSGIRSLFHQKIVKPGLVEVAMGHLYDRLFDSRQKSDYADLVKFEIMDVRPWVAEVKAFVGNIVGLIPGKNNGNEM, from the coding sequence ATGAACGAGGACGTAGGTAAGCTTGTTTATTATCGACTGGATCGGGCTAATGAGTCTATTCGCGAGGCCGAACTTCTTCTGGATGCCGGTCATGCCAATACCTGTGTTAACCGTCTCTACTATGCATGTTTTTATGCTGTATCAGCCCTCTTGTTGGCGAAGGGGCATTCCTCACCCAAGCATAGTGGCATCAGATCCCTTTTCCACCAAAAAATAGTAAAACCTGGCCTGGTTGAAGTAGCAATGGGACATCTGTATGATAGGCTATTTGATAGCCGTCAAAAATCGGATTATGCTGATCTGGTAAAATTTGAGATAATGGATGTACGGCCCTGGGTAGCGGAAGTGAAAGCATTTGTTGGTAACATCGTGGGACTAATCCCCGGTAAAAATAATGGCAATGAAATGTGA
- a CDS encoding nucleotidyltransferase domain-containing protein, which translates to MSRQAVDDGYGPQDSILLTRCREAIRKIAPEATVILYGSRARGDAKPDSDYDLLILLEEKANWMLEDRIRQGLYPLELETGAVLTVTCYGKEEWYSPTYQAMPFVRNVEREGIAL; encoded by the coding sequence ATGAGCCGCCAAGCGGTTGATGATGGCTACGGGCCGCAAGATAGCATTTTGCTTACACGTTGCAGGGAGGCAATAAGAAAGATTGCCCCTGAGGCGACAGTTATTCTTTATGGATCCCGGGCCAGAGGAGATGCGAAGCCGGATTCTGACTATGATCTGTTAATCCTGCTGGAGGAAAAGGCAAATTGGATGTTAGAAGACCGGATACGCCAGGGCTTGTACCCCCTTGAGTTAGAAACAGGAGCCGTTCTAACCGTCACCTGCTATGGCAAGGAAGAGTGGTACTCGCCGACCTATCAGGCCATGCCTTTCGTACGGAACGTGGAGCGAGAGGGTATCGCTTTATGA